Proteins from a genomic interval of Pseudomonadota bacterium:
- the murD gene encoding UDP-N-acetylmuramoyl-L-alanine--D-glutamate ligase has translation MSFQDKISLLKCSNKKVLVIGLGISGIESARFLRRHELSVRLIERQSEELFLSKSKFSYAVQELRALGVEICFGLDGERIAPLLADVGLVILSPGVPIESAVVGTINRLGVPYVSELELGIELHGGRSLVVTGSNGKSTTVSLLDFILRQAGLRSYLCGNVGTPVISNEELHQESVGQRSLLVVEASSYQLEACTVLKPAVSIILNLSENHLERHGSLERYGAAKGRVMRLQTSEDLAIVNADDPAVMSLANSCSATLALFGRAALTELTKRAPICASIDESNPDGAIIRVSIEGKTELYETRSSALLGAHNRYNMAAAILAARRIGVVPEVIQSSLDTFTPLEHRLEVVVRRDMDTALVINDSKSTTVAASIAALSTVRRHFPQHRLIIMIGGLSKAGSWEPLLALIKAEGSFIEPLICFGKDGPLLASHCRAQHIPCIVAATLRSGADLALESLDQLGQGVVLLTPGCASFDEFTDFEHRGTEFKRYVHEAIKLPISV, from the coding sequence AGAGTGAGGAGCTCTTTCTATCTAAATCAAAGTTCTCTTATGCGGTGCAGGAGCTACGAGCCCTCGGTGTAGAGATCTGTTTTGGATTAGATGGTGAGCGTATCGCGCCACTTCTAGCTGACGTTGGACTCGTTATTCTGAGCCCAGGTGTGCCGATTGAGTCGGCGGTGGTTGGTACCATCAACCGCCTTGGAGTTCCGTACGTTTCAGAGCTAGAACTCGGGATTGAGCTGCATGGTGGCAGAAGTTTGGTAGTTACCGGTAGTAACGGTAAGAGTACGACCGTATCGCTGCTTGATTTTATTTTGCGTCAAGCCGGGCTGCGTTCGTATCTATGTGGAAACGTAGGAACACCGGTGATCTCTAACGAGGAGCTACATCAGGAGAGTGTAGGGCAGAGGTCTTTGCTTGTTGTAGAGGCATCGAGCTATCAGCTTGAGGCCTGTACGGTGCTTAAGCCCGCCGTGAGTATTATCCTTAATCTTAGCGAGAACCACCTTGAGCGACACGGTAGCCTTGAGCGTTACGGTGCTGCAAAGGGTAGGGTAATGCGCCTACAGACGAGCGAGGATCTCGCGATCGTTAACGCTGATGATCCCGCTGTTATGTCGCTTGCGAACTCCTGCTCGGCCACATTGGCTCTCTTTGGAAGGGCAGCCCTTACAGAGCTTACTAAGAGAGCTCCGATCTGTGCGTCGATTGACGAGTCAAACCCAGATGGGGCTATTATTCGGGTCAGTATTGAGGGCAAGACCGAGCTGTATGAAACCAGATCTAGTGCGTTGCTTGGCGCACACAACCGCTACAATATGGCGGCGGCTATCCTTGCCGCTCGTCGTATCGGCGTAGTGCCAGAAGTAATTCAGAGTAGCCTCGATACCTTTACGCCCCTTGAGCACCGCCTTGAGGTTGTTGTTCGCAGAGATATGGATACAGCGCTTGTTATAAATGATTCAAAGTCAACGACCGTTGCGGCCTCTATCGCCGCTCTTTCGACGGTTCGCAGGCACTTTCCACAGCATCGATTGATTATTATGATCGGAGGGCTCTCAAAGGCCGGTTCATGGGAACCGCTGCTTGCTTTAATCAAGGCTGAGGGTAGTTTTATCGAGCCCCTAATATGTTTCGGTAAGGATGGGCCATTACTAGCGAGTCACTGCCGTGCTCAACATATCCCCTGTATTGTAGCGGCAACCCTGCGCAGCGGAGCCGATCTGGCGCTAGAGAGCTTAGACCAGCTTGGGCAGGGTGTGGTGCTCCTAACACCGGGGTGTGCGAGTTTCGATGAGTTTACTGATTTTGAGCACCGCGGTACCGAGTTTAAACGCTATGTGCATGAGGCTATAAAGCTACCAATCTCGGTATGA